One Mercurialis annua linkage group LG3, ddMerAnnu1.2, whole genome shotgun sequence DNA window includes the following coding sequences:
- the LOC126675254 gene encoding uncharacterized protein LOC126675254 yields the protein MTSPNISLLIWCDGRIVSSPCGIEYHGGRPVNMALSERMSFEELQNICRRAVSTDGEVEISKIYFRLPRIVGGAIRSYSLFSVENNEHVFGILNEVVRYPQLEILELYVEYEAVVRNKTLLDQLVLCDSSGSERGSGEEEEEEEEDFYDSNEEDVEEDLGADSQYESQLPEHVRTADLCDFDVAPEDDEKIMWDPGMEFRVGMVFPNRDAVRACATTYSVGVGREFKGRRTTNTTIVLACRQNPVCKWWLRATLLQATQTWTLTKYIGPHTCNQLLPDPNHRNFGSVAIADYIKGQVKLQRDIRIDTLKAGIWQQLGVTLVMYYSFESPFSNSCEYHSLMYYSYECLL from the coding sequence atgacgAGTCCAAATATATCTTTGTTGATATGGTGTGATGGTCGTATTGTGAGTTCTCCGTGTGGAATAGAATACCACGGGGGTCGTCCGGTTAATATGGCGCTTAGCGAGAGAATGAGTTTCGAGgaattacaaaatatttgtaGAAGAGCAGTTTCTACCGACGGGGAagtagaaatttcaaaaatctacTTCCGGCTTCCAAGAATAGTTGGGGGTGCGATACGCTCGTACTCGTTGTTTTCCGTGGAGAATAACGAGCATGTGTTTGGAATTTTGAACGAGGTCGTGCGGTATCCGCAACTCGAGATTTTGGAATTGTACGTGGAATACGAGGCCGTGGTTCGCAACAAGACTTTACTAGATCAGTTGGTCTTATGTGATTCAAGCGGGTCTGAGAGGGGTAGTggtgaagaggaagaagaggaagaagaggattTCTACGACAGCAACGAAGAGGATGTCGAGGAAGACTTAGGAGCAGATTCACAATATGAGTCGCAACTTCCTGAGCATGTAAGAACGGCGGATCTTTGCGACTTTGACGTCGCCCCGGAGGATGATGAAAAGATTATGTGGGATCCTGGGATGGAATTCCGAGTAGGGATGGTATTCCCAAATCGCGATGCCGTCCGAGCTTGTGCGACTACTTATTCGGTCGGGGTGGGAAGAGAGTTCAAGGGTCGCCGGACTACCAACACGACAATAGTGTTGGCTTGCAGGCAGAACCCTGTATGTAAATGGTGGCTGCGCGCTACACTTCTGCAAGCAACTCAGACGTGGACGTTGACAAAATATATTGGCCCGCACACGTGCAATCAGCTGTTACCTGATCCAAACCATCGGAATTTTGGGTCTGTTGCAATCGCAGACTATATCAAGGGTCAAGTAAAGCTGCAACGTGATATACGGATCGATACCCTCAAAGCTGGAATTTGGCAACAACTTGGAGTTACTTTAGTAATGTATTATTCTTTTGAATCTCCTTTTAGTAATTCTTGCGAATATCATTCACTAATGTATTATTCTTATGAAtgtttgttgtaa